A single region of the Denticeps clupeoides chromosome 18, fDenClu1.1, whole genome shotgun sequence genome encodes:
- the loxl3a gene encoding lysyl oxidase homolog 3A, protein MARGGHWGTAGSLLLGVWLPAVLCQTTAAPGNGQPKLRLAGYPRKHNEGRVEVFHQGEWGTICDDDFTLSTAHVLCRQLGFVSATGWSHGAKYGAGTGKIWLDNVVCGGAETSVERCHSRGWGNSDCTHDEDAGVACKDERLPGFNDSNLIEMQVDERRMEDVRLRPLSGAARLPITEGVVEVKYKEGWAHICNVGWTAKNSRVVCGMMGFPAEKPGGRSSSSPGAYRIRSVACTGNEVHLSACAAQFVSANETALCVGGGPAAVRCVPGPQFAQTKSQKRRRTSPLVKARLKGGARVGEGRVEVLKGAAWGTVCDDRWNLQSASVVCRQLGFGSAIEAPTGARMGQGVGPVYMNEVQCRGDERSLWDCPHKAITSEDCQHMEDASVKCNVPYMAFDKTIRLSGGRSRLEGRVETVISMAAGTETWGLVCGDGWTMREARVVCRQLGLNFASSALQETWYWDSSNVTDMVMSGLKCTGDEMALSDCQRHRSVSCQRAGSQFSAGVICSDTASDLVLNAPLVEQTVYIEDRPLHLLYCAAEENCLSKSAAKANWPYGQRRLLRFSAQIHNIGHADFRPKLSRHSWVWHECHRHYHSMDIFTHYDLLTTNGTRVADGHKASFCLEDTECQEGVSKHYECANFGEQGITAGCWDLYRHDIDCQWIDITDVMPGNYILQVVINPNFEVAESDFSNNGMQCNLKYDGHRVWLHKCHLGDSLSEEAGRSPELYPGQLSNQIS, encoded by the exons ATGGCGAGAGGGGGGCACTGGGGGACCGCGGGGTCTCTGCTGCTGGGCGTCTGGTTGCCCGCCGTGCTCTGCCAGACCACGGCCGCTCCCGGCAACGGTCAGCCGAAGCTGCGTCTGGCCGGTTACCCTCGCAAGCACAACGAGGGCCGAGTGGAGGTGTTCCACCAGGGGGAGTGGGGCACCATCTGCGACGACGACTTCACCCTGTCTACCGCCCACGTCCTGTGCCGACAGCTCGGGTTCGTTTCGGCCACGGGCTGGTCGCACGGCGCCAAGTACGGCGCGGGCACAG GCAAAATCTGGCTGGACAACGTGGTCTGCGGCGGCGCGGAGACCAGCGTCGAGAGGTGCCACTCCCGTGGGTGGGGCAACAGCGACTGCACCCACGACGAAGATGCCGGGGTGGCGTGCAAGGACGAGCGGCTGCCTGGTTTCAACGACTCCAACCTTATCGAG ATGCAAGTGGACGAGAGGCGTATGGAGGATGTCCGGCTCCGCCCACTGTCCGGCGCCGCCAGGCTCCCCATAACTGAGGGGGTGGTGGAGGTCAAGTACAAGGAAGGCTGGGCTCACATCTGCAACGTTGGCTGGACGGCGAAGAACTCCCGCGTGGTCTGTGGCATGATGGGGTTCCCTGCGGAGAAGCCGGGGGGCAGGAGCTCCAGCAG TCCTGGCGCGTACAGGATCCGCTCGGTGGCCTGCACCGGTAACGAGGTGCACCTCTCGGCGTGCGCCGCGCAGTTCGTCTCGGCCAACGAAACCGCGCTGTGTGTGGGCGGCGGTCCGGCGGCGGTCCGCTGCGTTCCCGGACCTCAGTTCGCACAGACCAAGAGCCAGAAGAGGAGAAGGACGAGCCCCCTG GTCAAGGCGAGGCTGAAGGGCGGCGCCCGGGTGGGTGAGGGGCGCGTGGAGGTGCTGAAGGGCGCGGCCTGGGGCACGGTGTGCGATGACCGATGGAACCTGCAGTCCGCCAGCGTGGTGTGCAGGCAGCTGGGCTTTGGCAGCGCCATTGAGGCCCCGACTGGGGCCCGGATGGGCCAGG GCGTCGGCCCCGTCTACATGAACGAGGTCCAGTGCCGAGGGGACGAGCgctcattgtgggactgtcCCCACAAGGCCATCACATCCGAAGACTGCCAGCACATGGAGGACGCTTCAGTCAAGTGCAACGTCCCGTACATGGCGTTCGACAAGACG ATACGTCTCAGCGGGGGGCGCAGCCGTCTAGAGGGCCGCGTGGAGACTGTGATTTCCATGGCCGCTGGGACGGAGACGTGGGGGCTGGTGTGCGGCGATGGCTGGACGATGCGGGAGGCCAGGGTGGTGTGCCGGCAACTGGGCCTGAACTTCGCCAGCAGTGCCCTGCAA GAAACCTGGTACTGGGACAGCAGTAACGTGACGGACATGGTGATGAGCGGGCTTAAGTGTACGGGGGACGAGATGGCGCTCAGTGACTGCCAGCGCCATCGCTCGGTCAGCTGCCAGAGGGCGGGGTCGCAGTTCTCTGCCGGGGTCATCTGCTCAGACA CTGCCTCAGACCTGGTCCTGAACGCCCCCCTGGTGGAGCAGACGGTCTACATCGAGGACCGGCCGCTGCACCTGCTCTACTGTGCCGCTGAAGAGAACTGCCTCTCCAAGTCGGCCGCCAAAGCCAACTGGCCTTACGGGCAGCGCCGCCTGCTCCGATTCTCCGCCCAGATTCACAACATTGGCCACGCCGACTTCCGCCCTAAACTGAGTCGCCACTCTTGGGTGTGGCATGAATGCCATAG GCACTACCACAGTATGGACATCTTCACCCACTACGATCTCCTCACCACTAATGGAACCCGGGTGGCTGATGGCCACAAGGCCAGTTTCTGTCTGGAGGACACCGAGTGCCAGGAAG GCGTGTCAAAACACTACGAGTGTGCAAACTTTGGAGAGCAGGGCATAACCGCTGGCTGCTGGGACTTGTACCGCCATGACATCGACTGCCAATGGATTGATATCACTGATGTGATGCCTGGGAACTACATTTTGCAG GTCGTCATAAACCCCAACTTCGAGGTGGCTGAGAGCGACTTCAGCAACAACGGCATGCAGTGCAACCTCAAGTATGACGGCCATCGGGTCTGGCTTCACAAGTGTCACCTCG GCGATTCGTTGAGCGAGGAGGCGGGCCGGAGTCCGGAGCTGTACCCCGGGCAGCTGAGCAACCAGATCTCCTAA
- the aup1 gene encoding lipid droplet-regulating VLDL assembly factor AUP1 encodes MRRADRPVLGSGSDSRRNRPGGDMEAPGVEQMFDFQRLPNNRLALLLLLLYSPVGLCLMLMRLFIGVHVFLVSCALPDSFIRRFVVRIMCSVLGMHVRQRRPQMRDGSVKLYICNHVTQFDHNVINLLTSCSTPMLEDSAGFVCWARGFMELGAETRARAELSDALRRYSSSPGAPPLLLFPEEDTTNGRAGLLKFSSWPFSLTDCVQPVTLLVKRPFLAVTTPESSWLAELLWTFFVPFTVYQVRWLPPVSRRDGDSLQDFAGRVQQLLAIDLGVVSTNITRADKAEHIKRKRHTAAPTAALSFGARQRTANVGFVAPGPVTEDPKIVRMAQQVKDVLPAVPLGVITRDLMKTNCVDTTITNLLESTEEYPPEVTGGSTSGAARQQHPSSSSSFSSTAAISTVKPAAKMFGKSPCERHMSLQERKEALYEYARRRYIEQHGLDPEDDM; translated from the exons ATGCGGCGCGCTGACCGGCCGGTGCTGGGAAGCGGGAGCGATTCGCGGCGAAACAGACCGGGCGGCGACATGGAGGCGCCGGGCGTGGAGCAGATGTTCGACTTCCAGCG GTTGCCGAACAACAGGCTggccctcctgctgctgctgctctacTCCCCCGTCGGCCTTTGTCTGATGTTAATGCGGCTGTTCATCGGGGTCCACGTCTTCCTCGTGAGCTGCGCCCTTCCGGATAGTTTCATTAGGAG GTTCGTCGTGAGGATCATGTGCTCGGTGCTCGGCATGCACGTGAGGCAGAGGAGACCCCAGATGAGGGACGGAAGCGTCAAGCTTTACATCTGCAACCACGTGACTCAGTTTGATCACAACGTCATAAACCTCCTTACCTCGTGTAGCACG CCCATGTTGGAGGACTCGGCCGGATTCGTGTGCTGGGCACGGGGCTTCATGGAGCTGGGAGCGGAGACGCGGGCTCGGGCGGAGCTGTCGGACGCCCTGCGCAGGTACAGCTCGTCTCCCGGTGCCCCGCCCCTCCTGCTCTTCCCCGAGGAGGACACCACCAACGGCCGGGCCGGCCTCCTCAAGTTCAG CTCCTGGCCGTTCTCCCTGACCGACTGCGTCCAGCCGGTGACGCTGCTGGTGAAGAGGCCGTTCCTGGCTGTG ACCACGCCCGAGTCGTCTTGGCTGGCTGAGTTGCTGTGGACCTTTTTTGTTCCGTTTACAGTTTACCAAGTAAG ATGGCTCCCGCCCGTGTCCAGGCGAGACGGCGACTCGCTGCAGGACTTCGCCGGCAGAGTTCAGCAG CTCCTGGCCATCGATCTGGGTGTGGTTTCCACGAACATCACCAGGGCTGACAAAGCTGAGCACATTAAGAGAAAAAGGCACACAGCTGCCCCAACCGCAGCCTTGA GTTTTGGTGCCAGGCAGCGCACGGCGAACGTGGGCTTCGTGGCTCCCGGCCCGGTGACGGAGGACCCGAAGATCGTCCGGATGGCTCAGCAGGTGAAGGACGTGCTCCCTGCCGTGCCCCTCGGCGTGATCACCAGAGACCTGA TGAAGACGAACTGCGTGGACACGACCATCACAAACCTGCTGGAGAGCACGGAGGAGTACCCGCCAGAGGTCACCGGAGGGTCTACGTCAGGGGCGGCCAGGCAGCAgcatccctcctcctcctcatctttcTCCTCAACTGCTGCTATTTCAACCGTTAAG CCTGCTGCCAAAATGTTTGGAAAATCCCCTTGTGAAAGACACATGTCCTtgcaagagagaaaagaagcCTTGTATGAATATGCAAGAAG ACGCTACATTGAGCAGCACGGGCTGGATCCAGAGGACGATATGTGA
- the tubb4b gene encoding tubulin beta-4b chain has translation MREIVHLQAGQCGNQIGAKFWEVISDEHGIDPTGSYHGDSDLQLDRINVYYNEASGGKYVPRAVLVDLEPGTMDSVRSGPFGQIFRPDNFVFGQSGAGNNWAKGHYTEGAELVDSVLDVVRKEAESCDCLQGFQLTHSLGGGTGSGMGTLLISKIREEYPDRIMNTFSVVPSPKVSDTVVEPYNATLSVHQLVENTDETYCIDNEALYDICFRTLKLTTPTYGDLNHLVSATMSGVTTCLRFPGQLNADLRKLAVNMVPFPRLHFFMPGFAPLTSRGSQQYRALTVPELTQQMFDAKNMMAACDPRHGRYLTVAAVFRGRMSMKEVDEQMLNVQNKNSSYFVEWIPNNVKTAVCDIPPRGLKMAATFIGNSTAIQELFKRISEQFTAMFRRKAFLHWYTGEGMDEMEFTEAESNMNDLVSEYQQYQDATAEEEGEFEEEGEEELA, from the exons ATGAGGGAGATCGTCCATCTGCAGGCCGGACAGTGCGGGAACCAGATCGGGGCCAAG TTCTGGGAAGTGATCAGCGACGAGCATGGCATCGACCCCACCGGCAGTTACCATGGCGACAGCGATCTTCAGCTGGACCGCATCAACGTCTATTACAATGAAGCTTCAG gcGGCAAGTACGTTCCCCGAGCGGTTCTGGTGGATTTGGAACCCGGGACGATGGACTCCGTGAGGTCCGGGCCGTTCGGGCAGATCTTCAGGCCCGACAACTTCGTGTTCG GTCAGAGCGGCGCCGGCAACAACTGGGCCAAGGGCCATTACACCGAAGGGGCCGAGCTGGTGGACTCGGTGCTGGACGTGGTGCGGAAGGAGGCCGAGAGCTGCGACTGCCTGCAGGGCTTCCAGCTCACCCACTCGCTGGGCGGCGGCACCGGCTCCGGCATGGGCACCCTGCTGATCAGCAAGATCCGCGAGGAGTACCCCGACCGCATCATGAACACCTTCAGCGTCGTCCCCTCCCCTAAGGTGTCCGACACGGTGGTGGAGCCGTACAACGCCACCCTGTCCGTCCACCAGCTGGTGGAGAACACGGACGAGACGTACTGCATCGACAACGAGGCGCTGTACGACATCTGCTTCCGCACGCTGAAGCTCACCACGCCCACCTACGGCGACCTCAACCACCTGGTCTCCGCCACCATGAGCGGCGTCACCACCTGCCTGCGCTTCCCCGGCCAGCTCAACGCCGACCTGCGCAAGCTGGCGGTCAACATGGTGCCCTTCCCCCGCCTGCACTTCTTCATGCCCGGCTTCGCCCCCCtcaccagcagggggagccAGCAGTACCGCGCCCTGACCGTGCCCGAGCTCACCCAGCAGATGTTCGACGCCAAGAACATGATGGCCGCCTGCGACCCGCGCCACGGCCGCTACCTCACCGTGGCCGCCGTCTTCCGCGGCCGCATGTCCATGAAGGAGGTGGACGAGCAGATGCTCAACGTCCAGAACAAGAACAGCAGCTACTTCGTGGAGTGGATCCCCAACAACGTGAAGACGGCAGTGTGCGACATCCCGCCGCGCGGCCTGAAGATGGCCGCCACCTTCATCGGCAACAGCACCGCCATCCAGGAGCTGTTCAAGCGCATCTCGGAGCAGTTCACCGCCATGTTCCGCCGCAAGGCCTTCCTGCACTGGTACACCGGCGAGGGCATGGACGAGATGGAGTTCACCGAGGCCGAGAGCAACATGAATGACTTGGTGTCCGAGTACCAGCAGTACCAGGACGCCACCGCCGAGGAGGAGGGCGAGTTCgaggaggagggcgaggagGAGCTGGCCTGA